The window ATAAAATACAGATGAAACACCTGCACAGCTGGGGAAACCAGCTTCAGGGTTTTAATGCCGTTACCGAATATGAAAAGATATATACTCCGTGCAGTTCGCCTTTTACCACATGCATCATCAAGTCTGACGGCGAAATAATAGTATGCCCTGTGGATTTCAAGCGAAAACACATCAACGGCAGCATCATGGAAAAGAGTATAGCCGAAATATGGAAAAACGGAAAAGAACTGAACGCTTTCAGGCAGATACATCTCGAAGGCGGCAGAAACGATATCCCCATGTGTGAAAAGTGCTTTCTATGGGATGCTGATATCTCAAAGGTGGACATGACATGAAACAGGACAGAAAACTGACTGAATGCCGAATGTGCGGCAGCAGAAATATCATAGAGACAGTACGTTTTGCAGACGTCCCCTTCGGAGATAATTTTCACAAAGACCCGACCGGCGCAAAGACCGAAGAACTGCACGAACTGGCACTGGTTCTGTGTGAAGACTGCGGCAACGTTTTTCTGAATATTCTGGCCGATATAGAATCGATATACGAAAGGTATATCTACAGAACTTCAGTCTCTCAGGGGCTGGGCAACCATTTTGCCGGGATGGTGGCTGACTGCATGCAGAAACGTAAACCGGATGCCGAATTCGTTGTTGAGATAGGAAGCAATGAAGGCCTTGTTCTTGAGGAATTCAAACGCTACGGAGTAAGAGTTCTCGGGATTGAGCCATCACCCGTTGCCTGTTTTGCTAAGGAAAGGGGAATCCTCACCCTCAAAGAGTATTTCACCTCCGGATTGGCAAAGCAAATCGTCGGCGAACACGGCAAAGCAGATTTCATAATAGCTGCAAACGTCCTTGCCAACATACATGATCTGGACGATATAGCCGAAGGCTGCCGGACACTTCTTAAAGACGGCGGCGAACTGATAATCGAAAGTTCTTATTTCATGGCGGTGCTGCAAAACAATCTCATCGACACCATCTATCATGAGCATCTCTCCTACTTCACAATAACCGCCATAGGCAATTTCTTCAGAAAACACGGAATGGAACTGCACGACTATGAGATAAACAGCTCAAAGGGAGGCTCTGTCAGGTATTTCATTAAAAAAGGGTTTCCCGAAAACGGATTCAACCCGAAAATATCGAATGCAATACTGAAAGAACGTGAAGACGGGCTTTTTGACCCGCAAAAACATGACATGCTCAACAGAAACACCGAAAAAATGCGCAGAAATCTGGAATTTCTGCTGAAAGACGGCAGAGAAACCGTTGTTTACGGTGCGTCAGTCGGTATTGTCACGATGATATACCTGCTTAACCTGAAAGATAAAATCCGGTTTATAGTAGACGATAACCCCATAAAAACAGGGACATTCAGTCCACATGCCGCACTGGAGGTAAAATCTCCTGAAATTATCCGTGAAGGCGGGTATAGAGTTATAATATGTGCATGGCGGTTCATCGACAGCATCGCAGAAAGGCAGCCCTTCATAAAGAATGCCCGTGATATATACGTCACAGATCTGCCCTCTGCGGAAATAAGGGAATGGAGCGGAAATGTCTGACAAAAAACTCTGCCTCATAATCGGCGGCTCGAAAGGTACAGGACTTGTTGCTGCAAAGCATTATCTGGCAAACGGATGGGAAGTTGTGTCCGCTTCAAGAAACCTGCCGGAAAAACCGGCCGATGGGATACGGTTTCTCACGCTTAAGGACAGCAGCAGTGATTCATGCCGCAAGGTTCTGAATATGCTGGGGCAGCCTGTTGACGCTGTCATCTTCTCGCAGAAGTTCAGAGGCGCAGGCGACAGTTGGGCAGGCGAGCTTGATACAGGAATGACCCTTACAAAAAATATGATAGAGACGGCCGCAGATGGTTTTTTTGCATCCAAAGCCTCTGTTGTAATAATTGGTTCAGCCGCTCAGGATTTTTATGCGGAGGAACAGCCTGTATCCTACCATGCCGCCAAGGCTGCTCTGGCTCAGATGGCTGTTTATTATGCAAACTCTCTCGGAAAGAAAGGCGTAAGGGTAAACGGCATTCTATGCGGAGCGGTAAAAAAACCTGAAAATACAACATATTATGAAGACGAGAAGATGAAGAAAATCTATGAAACAATATCACCTCTGGGAAGAATGTGTGAAGCGGAGGATATAGCAGGTGCCGCTTTTTTTCTTACCGGCAGTTCTGCATCATATATAACAGGTCACGTGCTGAAAGTAGATGGAGGGATCTCCACCGTTTCCCACGAAAGTCTGGTAAAAAAAATCTGGGACATTAAACGATGAACAAATATATCGAATATTACTCAAAAAAGAACGTTTCACCCGTAAAACAGGATATCAGCGACATCAGCGGCCATATTGAAAGACGTCTGGCTCTCTACAGACTGCTGGGAGTAACCCCTGCAACACTGAAAGGCTCAAGAGTGCTCGAGGTTGGACCTGGCAGCGGGTATAACTCAGTGGTGACAGCCAGTTGCAAGCCCGCCGAATATTCTCTGGTCGAACCTAACCTGACCGGATACCGGGAAATGCTGGAGCTTTTCGGCAGATTCGATTTTTCAGGAACCCGTCTGTCTTTTAACAACGTCACGCTTGAAAATTTCAATGAAAAACCTTTCGACGTGGTTCTCTGCGAGGGGCTTATCCCCGGTCTGGACGATAAAGCCGGATTCCTGAAAAAACTTACGTGTTTTGCAGAGGACAAAGGCTCTGTACTTGTTATAACCTGCATCGACACCATAAGCATATTTTTTGAAAACGCACGACGATATCTTGCA of the Seleniivibrio woodruffii genome contains:
- a CDS encoding class I SAM-dependent methyltransferase, which produces MKQDRKLTECRMCGSRNIIETVRFADVPFGDNFHKDPTGAKTEELHELALVLCEDCGNVFLNILADIESIYERYIYRTSVSQGLGNHFAGMVADCMQKRKPDAEFVVEIGSNEGLVLEEFKRYGVRVLGIEPSPVACFAKERGILTLKEYFTSGLAKQIVGEHGKADFIIAANVLANIHDLDDIAEGCRTLLKDGGELIIESSYFMAVLQNNLIDTIYHEHLSYFTITAIGNFFRKHGMELHDYEINSSKGGSVRYFIKKGFPENGFNPKISNAILKEREDGLFDPQKHDMLNRNTEKMRRNLEFLLKDGRETVVYGASVGIVTMIYLLNLKDKIRFIVDDNPIKTGTFSPHAALEVKSPEIIREGGYRVIICAWRFIDSIAERQPFIKNARDIYVTDLPSAEIREWSGNV
- a CDS encoding SDR family oxidoreductase, which produces MSDKKLCLIIGGSKGTGLVAAKHYLANGWEVVSASRNLPEKPADGIRFLTLKDSSSDSCRKVLNMLGQPVDAVIFSQKFRGAGDSWAGELDTGMTLTKNMIETAADGFFASKASVVIIGSAAQDFYAEEQPVSYHAAKAALAQMAVYYANSLGKKGVRVNGILCGAVKKPENTTYYEDEKMKKIYETISPLGRMCEAEDIAGAAFFLTGSSASYITGHVLKVDGGISTVSHESLVKKIWDIKR